From Chryseotalea sp. WA131a:
ACTCCATTACCATCGCCTACAACTACAATGGCTGCAAAGCTGAATCGTCTACCACCTTTCACCACTTTCGCTACGCGCTGAATGGCTACTACTTTTTCTTTTAAATCAATTTCGCTGGCTTTTACCGTACTGACGTTGCTCTGTGTCATGCTATTAAAATTTTAAACCTCCCTCTCTGGCACCTTCTGCCAAAGCCTTGATATTACCATGATATAAGTAACCGTTGCGGTCGAACACTACTTGTTGTATGCCGCTGGCCAATGCCTTTTCAGCTAACTTCTTTCCTACATTCTTAGAAAGCTCCACTTTCACTCCGCCCTTTTTGTCCAAGTCTTTGGAAGATGCTGCCAACAAGGTGGTGCCTTTGGTATCATCTATTACTTGTGCATAAATAGTGGTGTTGCTCTTGAAAACAGAAAGACGTGGCCTTGCCGCAGTGCCTTCCATTTTCTTGCGGATTCCTTTCTTAATCCGCTCTCTTCTGTTTTTAATATTTGGCATGACTTATACTTTATTTAGCAGCTGCCTTACCAGCTTTACGTCTTACAAATTCACCCATGTAGCGGATACCCTTTCCTTTATATGGCTCTACGCTGCGCAGTGATTTAATCTTAGCCGCCACCTGGCCGATCAATTGTTTATCAATACCTTCTAACGTAATGATAGGGTTTTGACCTTTTTCTTGGGTGGCAATCACCTTCAATTCACTAGGGACTGCGAAGATAATGCTATGTGAAAATCCTAAACTCAAATCCAACAAATTGCCTTGAGCCGTTGCCTTGTATCCTACACCAATTACTTCTAATTGGGTTTTGTATCCAGTGCTTACACCTTCCACCATGTTATTGATAAGTGAGCGGTATAAACCGTGCATGGCCCTGTGGCGCTTTTGCTCGGTCGGGCGCTGAACCAAAACTTGGCTTCCTTCCAAAGTGACTTTGAAATCTTTATCAATAACTTGTTTCAATTCGCCCTTCGGACCTTTTACAGTAACCTGATGGTCGCTATCAGAAAAGGTGCATGTAACACCTTTTGGAAGTTCAATGGGTAGTTTACCTATACGTGACATATCCTTTCAGCGATTAATAGATGTAACACAATACCTCACCACCAACATTGAGCGCCTTGGCTTCCTTATCGGTGATTACGCCTTTTGACGTTGACAAGATGGCGATACCTAAACCGTTCAATACTTTTGGCAATTCATCTGCACCACGGTATTGACGCAAACCTGGTGAGCTGACGCGGTGCAATTTGGTGATCGCAGATTCTTTTGTTTCTGGATTGTATTTCAACGCAATCTTAATGTTGCCTTGCTTGTTTTCCGTATCCTCAAACTTATAGTTTAGGATGTACCCTTTATCGAAAAGTACTTTCGTCATCTCCTTCTTTAGGCTAGACGCGGGCACTTCTACAATACGGTGGCGCGCTTTGATAGCATTGCGTAACCGGGTCAAATAATCTGCAATAGGATCTGTTGTCTTCATTTCACTCTACTTTTTAAAAAGCAAGCCCCGGGTTTTAAACGGGGCTGCAAAGATAAATAACAATTTTAGTTATCCAAACTGTTACCCGGTTTCGCTTTCAATGTTTGAGCCGCGACCTCGGTACTCAGCAACCAATATGTAGTACAATAACTCTCTTACCAGCTAGCTTTTGTTATGCCTGGGATTTTGCCCTCGCTTGCCAATTGGCGGAACTGGTTACGGCAAATGCCAAACTTTGACATATAACCTCTCGGTCTGCCCGTTAGCTTGCAACGGCTATGCAAACGAACTTTGGAAGAGCTTCTAGGAAGTTTATCCAAGGCTGCCCAATCTCCGGCCTCTTTTAGCGCGGCACGCTTTTTTGCGTAGCGCTCTACCAAGCGAAGCTTTTTCTTGTCTCTAGCGATGACTGCTAATTTTGCCATTCCTGTTTAGTTTTTAGTTACAAAAGGCATCCCAAATGCTTTGAGCAATTCATAGCTCTCTTCATCTGAAACTGCGGTTGTTACAAATGTGATATCCATACCGTTGATCTTGGTCACTTTGTCAATTGATATCTCGGGGAAGATGATCTGTTCCTTCACACCCAAGGTATAATTGCCACGGCCATCAAAACCTTTATCGCTGATGCCTTTGAAATCGCGCACACGCGGCAAGGCGATATTCATCAAACGATCCATGAATTCGTACATCCGATCGCCACGTAGTGTAACCTTTGCGCCAATGGCTTGATTGCCACGTAGCTTAAAGTTCGAAATGTCTTTCTTCGATTTGGTTGATACTGCCTTTTGGCCTGTGATTGTAGACAATTCCTCTACACCTGCTTCAATCAATTTTTTGTCAGCTACGGCTGCGCCAATGCCTTTGTTCACACAGATTTTCTCAATCTTAGGAACTTGCATAATTGATTTGTACTGAAATTTTTCTTTCAGTGCCGGAATAATCTCTTTGCTATATTTCTCTTTTAGTCTAGGCGTTGCCATATACTATTGCTTAATGAATTCTCCTGTTTTCTTTGAATAGCGCTGTAACTTACCCTTGCTATCAAGCTTGCGGCCAGTGCGTACCGCTTTGCCTGTACCGGGCTCTATCAACATCAAATTGCTAAGATGGATAGTACCCTCTGTTTTCTTAATACCGCCCTCCGGCTTTCCGGCAGATGGCTTTTGGTGTTTGGTAATGATGTTGATCCCTTCTACAATTGCCCGATTCTTGTCGATCAATATCTCCATAATCTTTCCTTCTTTGCCCTTATCGTTGCCAGAAAGAATTTTCACTGTGTCGCCTTTGCGCACATGAAGTTTTGGCTGCTTGTTAAATTTCCTTTCCATATTCTTATAGCACTTCTGGTGCCAATGAAATAATTTTCATGAATTGTTTTTCGCGAAGCTCACGTGCCACAGGGCCGAAGATACGAGTACCTCTTGGCTCGTCTTGCGCATTTAAAAGCACCGCTGCGTTATCTTCAAAGCGGATATACGATCCGTCTTTTCTTCTTACCTCTTTTTTAGTCCGAACGATCACTGCCTTTGAAACAGTGCCCTTCTTTATTTGGCTGGTGGCGATGGCCGATTTTACGGTCACTACAATTTTGTCGCCTACACTGGCTGTACGCCTGCGCGTTCCGCCCAATACGTGCATACACAAAACTTCCTTTGCACCACTATTGTCGGCTACCGTAAGCCTCGATTCTGTTTGTATCATGATTACTTCGCTTTTTCAATAATTTCTACCAATCTCCAGCGCTTCATTTTGCTCAATGGGCGCGTTTCCATAATGCGAACCACGTCACCAATACCAGCTTCATTCTTCTCGTCATGAGCCATAAACTTAGACGTTTTGGTCATGAATTTTCCATAGATGGGGTGCTTCACCTTTCTATCAATAGAAACGGTAATAGACTTTTGCATTTTATTGCTGGTCACTTTACCAATTCTGTCCTTTCTGAGGTTACGTTCGTTTTCTTGCGCCTGCTCCATGTGATTATTTTTTTGATTCCTTAGCTGTTAATTCTGTATGCAAGCGTGCAATAAGCTTGCGTGTCTCTTTAATGCGCATTGGATTTTCAATGCTAGAGATTTGGTGCGCGAACTTAATCTTGCGAAGATTTTCTGTTTCGCTTCCAATTTTCTCTTTCAATTCGGCTACAGTTAAGCCTTTAATTTCTGTGTTCTTCATCGTATTACTTTTCTACTTGTTCAACATAATCCCTGCGAACAGTGAACTTCGTCTTCAACGGAAGTTTTCCTTCTGCCAATGCCAATGCTTCTTTAGCGGTAGCCATTGTTACGCCACCTGCTTCGAATAAAATCGTTCCGGGTTTTACAACGGCCACCCAATATTCAGGAGCACCTTTACCTTTACCCATACGAACCTCGGCTGGCTTGCGTGTAATTGGCTTATCTGGAAAAATGCGAATCCAAACTTGTCCTTCACGCTTCATGGCACGGGTAAGAGCCACACGGGCAGCCTCTAACTGACGGGCGGTAATCCACGCTGGCTCTAGAGCCTTCAATGCAAATGAACCAAAAGCGATTTGGTGACCACGTGTGGCCAACCCTTTCACTTTGCCCTTTTGCATTTTTCTAAACTTTGTACGCTTTGGCTGTAACATGACTTGCTACCTTAAATATTTTAAACCTCAATTATCTTTTTCCGCCTCTTCTTGCTCCGCCACGATTGTCATCGCGATCGCTTCTTTCTCTTCTTTCACCACGCTCACCACGAGGAGGACCGCCTGGGCCTCTTCTTCTATCGCCACCGCCTTGTTGCGCTGGGCCTTTGTTATTATCCCCTCCGGAATTACTAACCATGCCGATGTTAGGCGATAGATCGCGCTTTCCGTATACTTCACCTTTGAAAATCCAAACCTTGATACCGATTTTACCATACACTGTTTGAGCTTCAGAGATTGCATAATCAATATCTGCGCGCAAGGTGTGCAAAGGAATACGGCCTTCTTTGTATTGTTCGGTGCGGGCCATATCGGCACCTGCCAAACGGCCACCCAATTTTACCTTGATACCTTCCGCACCTACACGCATGGTTGACGCAATTGCTTGCTTCATCGCTCTGCGGTAAGAAATACGTGCTTCCAATTGTTGTGCAATGGATTCGCCTACCAAACGAGCATCTAATTCTGGACGCTTAATTTCAAAGATGTTAATTTGAACATCTTTCTTGGTAAGGTTCTTCAATTCTTCTTTGATCTTATCTACTTCAGTACCGCCTTTTCCAATAACCACACCTGGACGAGCCGTGTGGATGGTAATGGTAATACGTTTTGAAGTACTACGCTCGATTACTACTTTGGAGATACCGCCTTTTTGAATGCGGGCATCTACATACTTGCGGATGGTGTGGTCTTCTACCAACTTGTCTGAGAAATCTTTGCCACCGTACCAAGCTGAATCCCAGCCACGCACGATGCCTAAACGTAATCCAACAGGGTTAATTTTTTGTCCCATTACTTTGCAGTTTCTGTTTGAACAGTTCTTTTTCTTTCTTTCGGCTCTTGTGCGGGCATACGATCTACGGTTAACGTAACGTGATTGGATCTTTTGCGAACACGGTGCGCACGACCTTGTGGTGCTGGGCGAAGACGCTTTAAAATTCTTCCGCCACCCACAAATACTTCTTTCACATATAGATTGGCTTCATCCAAATCAACGTCTGGGTTTTTAGCTTTCCAGTTTGCCATGGCCGAAGTCAAAAGTTTTTCCATCTTATCAGAAGGATGCTTGGCATCGTAACGCAAAATCGTCAACGCTTTGAAAGCATCTACGCCCCTGATCATATCCGCAATCAACCTCATTTTGCGAGGTGAAGTAGGCGCGTTGTTAAGGTATGCAGTAGAAGGGCCGGTTTTGGCTGCTTCTTTAATAGCCTTAAGTTTTGCTCGCTTGGCTACTGATCCTTTAATTTTCTTTTCTTTTTCCATTGCTCGCCTGATTATTTAGCGTCTGCCTTGTTATTACCACTGTGTCCTTTAAAGGTGCGGGTAGGTGCGAATTCGCCCAACTTATGCCCCACCATGTTCTCGGTTACATACACTGGAATAAACTTGTTTCCATTGTGTACCGCGAATGTGTGACCTATCAAATCAGGAGTGATGGTAGATCTGCGTGACCACGTTTTAATCACTGATTTTTTTCCAGCCTGCTCCATTACTTGCACTTTCTTGGCAAGACGGGCATCTAGGTATGGACCTTTTTTTATTGACCTTCCCATATTATTTCTTTCTTCTTGCTATAATTAAGTCATCAGAATACTTCTTCGGATGGCGAGTTTTCTTGCCTTTCGCCAACAAACCTTTGCGCGAACGCGGGTGACCGCCTGAAGCGCGACCTTCGCCACCACCCATTGGGTGATCGACTGGGTTCATCGCTACCGCACGTGTACGTGGACGGATACCTCTCCAACGGCTACGGCCTGCTTTACCAACGCTTTCATTCATGTGCTCGGCATTCGATACGGCCCCTACTGTTGCCATACAGTTTACCAATACATTGCGCATTTCGCCCGAAGGCATCTTCAAGGTAGCATACACATCTTCGCGAGCTACCAATTGAACAAACACACCTGCACTGCGTGCGATGGCAGCACCTCTGCCCGGCTTCAATTCCACATTGTGTACAACCGTACCCACGGGGATCTTTGAAAGCGGCAAGGCGTTTCCAACTTCAGGGGCAACGTTGTCTCCTGAATATAAGGTTTGACCTACTTTTATTCCATTGGGTGCCAAAATGTATGATTTGGCTCCGTCTGCGTAATACAATTTAGCGATGCGCGCTGTACGCGTAGGGTCGTATTCAATCGACTTTACCACCGCTGGGATGCCGAACTTATTTCTTTTGAAATCGATTAAGCGAATTTTTTGCTTGTGACCTCCACCGATGTAACGCATGGTCATTTTACCGCTGCTGTTACGTCCGCCTGACTTCTTCAGGGTTACTACCAATGACTTCTCAGGTTTTGATTCTGTGATATCATCGAACCCAGGGGCCAAACGATGGCGTGTGCCTGGGGTAATCGGTTTTAATTTTCTAAGTGCCATCTTACCTGAGAATTATACGTTGCTATAAAAATCAATAACTTCACCAGTCGCTAAGGTAACGATCGCTTTTTTGTAGCTTGGCTTGCGGCCTGATACGCTAGCTGCTTTAGTGAAACGGGTTTTTGCTTTGCCCAAAACACGCATGGTATTCACGCTTTTCACGTTTACGCCATACATTTTTTCTACGGCATTTTTAATTTCTATTTTGTTGGCTTTTTCATCTACAATAAAGCCATACTTCCCTTTTTCGTTTAAGGCAGAAACTTTTTCAGTAACGAGGGGGCTAACTAAAATACTCATCGCTTCTGTTACTTTAAGAGGTTATTGATTGTGTCAAGTGAGCTTTCTACCAATACCAGCTGCTGTGCATTCATTACATCGAATGTATTGAGTTGTGCAGCAGTAATGATTTTGGTGTTTTGAATGTTTCTTCCGGAGCGAACAACATTGTCGTTAATAGAAGGAAGAACCACGAGTGTCTTTTTATCAGCCAAGGAGAGAGACTTCAACATGGCTGTGTATTGTTTGGTTTTAGGAGCGTCAAAATTGAAATCTTCTAAAACTGAAATGGAATTGTCTTTTGCTTTGTAGGATAGAGCCGACTTGCGCGCCAAATCTTTTACTTTCTTGTTGAGCTTAAAGGAGTAATCTCTAGGCGTAGGTCCGAATACGCGACCACCGCCTTTGAATTGTGGGTTTTTGATGTTACCCGCACGTGCACCACCAGTGCCTTTCTGCTTCTTCAACTTCTTAGAAGAACCTGAAATTTCGTTACGCTGTTTTGATTTGTGCGTACCCTGACGTTGGTTGGCTTGAATGCTCTTTACATCTAAATAAATAGCATGGTCATTTGGCTCAATGCCGAAAACCTCTGGAGAGAGGTTGATTTTTCGGCCGGTACTTTCGCCACTGTATTTTACAACTGCTATGTCCATTACTTTTGAAGGATTATCGTTGAATTCTTTGCGCCTGGAACAGATCCACTCACTAAGATTATATTTTGCTCAGGCATAATCTTAACCACTTTCAAATTGGTCACTTTTACGCGCTCGCCCCCCATGCGGCCAGGCAAACGCTTACCTTTAATAACACGGGCGGCAAACGATGCGTTACCCATTGAACCAGGTGCGCGAAGACGATTATGCTGACCGTGGGTTTGACCACCCACACCAGCAAAGCCATAGCGCTTTACCACACCTTGAAAACCTTTACCTTTTGAAGTACCTACTGCATCGATGAAATCACCTTCTGCAAATACATCCCCTACTTTTACTTCTTTACCTAATTCTGCAACGGTGTCAAATTCAGTCGCGAAATCGCGGAACTCAACAATATTCTTTTTAGGAGTGGTGTTCGCTTTTTTGAAGTGACCGACCATAGCAGAAGAAGTATTCTTCTCTTTCTTTTCGCCAAAGGCCAATTGAATGGCTTTGTAGCCATCCACTTCTTGGCTTCTCACCTGCGTCACTACGCAAGGGCCAGCCTCGATGACTGTAACGGAAACACTCGTTCCGTCTGCGTTAAAAACGCTGGTCATTCCTATTTTCCGTCCAATTATTCCAGGCATGATTGAAACCTTTTTACTTGTTTTTAATTCGATTTGCGGGTTTCCTTCCGCAAAAAGGACTGCAAAGATAGGAACATAAGATTAGTTACCAAGAGGGCAAATGAAAAATTGTGAGGGAATTTGGAAATTAAAGGAGAAGGGGTGCTAATTATGCCTTTCAAATAATTGATATTCAATAATTTAAGATTGACTTTTTTTTATATAACAATTCAATTGTGGCACTTGCGGGCTTCTAAAACTGGAAGGAAAAGCCCCTTTTTGCAAGTTACCTGTTGGCATCTCTACAATCATTGCTTTTTTCATCTCAACACGCTACTTCCTTCTAAAGAGAAGGGTGGAGTTTTTAGAGTTGCCCTTATCTTCATACAAAAAGCCCAATAACCTTATCTATGGATGGCGCACCTCTGTTTATGGTAGGAAGTAAAGCTTTGAATATCTTTACGAAATAATATCCGTGTCGCTATTCCCATCTTATTGGAAAAAAATCCTAACCGTAGGTGGGTTATTGATGTTGCTATTCACCTTAGATGTATCGATGGGTGAATCGTTCATAAACCCTTTCGATTGGATAGGCTCATTGTTTGGTCCTAACGAATCTACTCTAGCAGAAATCGTTTGGCATTTTCGATTGCCCAAAGCCATTACTTGTGTGTTTGCGGGGGCAGCACTGGGCACGGGCGGATTGTTAATGCAAACACTTTTCAGAAATCCGTTGGCCGGCCCCGATGTGCTGGGGCTAAGTTCGGGAGCAAGTTTATTGGTTGCATTGGTGATTATGTTGGGGCAATCCAGCATCAGCATTTTGCAATCTTTCGCTGGCAATCCGTGGAGTTTGGCATTGGCGGCCACCTTGGGCAGTGCTTTCGTGTTTATGTTGGTAATCGCCATTTCACGGTTTGTAAAAGACGATACATCTTTATTGATTATAGGCTTGATGTTGAGCGCAGCTACTACTTCAGTGGTGGGTATGTTGCTTTTTGTTAGCAAAGCTGAAGACTTGCAGCTTTTCATGATTTGGTCACTGGGCAATGTGGGTGGCACGAATTGGAAAGAGATTTTGGTTTTACTGATAGCCGTTGCCATCGGCATCACCATCGCAATCAGCCAAGTCAAATCACTTAATGCCCGACTTTTGGGCGAAACCTATGCGCAAAGTTTAGGCATCGCATTATCTCCATCGCGGTTTTGGCTCGTTGCTTCTACCAGTTTATTGGCAGGAAGTGTTACTGCATTTTGTGGTCCTATTGCTTTTGTTGGATTGGCCGTGCCGCATTTAGTGAAACTGATTGCCCCGACCAGCAATCATAAAATGTTATTACCCTTAGTAATGATGGGTGGTGCGAGTTTGTTGTTGTTTTGTGATATGCTCACCCACTCGGTTGGCTCAACTATTTTGCCGCTCAATGCG
This genomic window contains:
- a CDS encoding 50S ribosomal protein L18, with amino-acid sequence MPNIKNRRERIKKGIRKKMEGTAARPRLSVFKSNTTIYAQVIDDTKGTTLLAASSKDLDKKGGVKVELSKNVGKKLAEKALASGIQQVVFDRNGYLYHGNIKALAEGAREGGLKF
- the rplF gene encoding 50S ribosomal protein L6, whose protein sequence is MSRIGKLPIELPKGVTCTFSDSDHQVTVKGPKGELKQVIDKDFKVTLEGSQVLVQRPTEQKRHRAMHGLYRSLINNMVEGVSTGYKTQLEVIGVGYKATAQGNLLDLSLGFSHSIIFAVPSELKVIATQEKGQNPIITLEGIDKQLIGQVAAKIKSLRSVEPYKGKGIRYMGEFVRRKAGKAAAK
- the rpsH gene encoding 30S ribosomal protein S8 → MKTTDPIADYLTRLRNAIKARHRIVEVPASSLKKEMTKVLFDKGYILNYKFEDTENKQGNIKIALKYNPETKESAITKLHRVSSPGLRQYRGADELPKVLNGLGIAILSTSKGVITDKEAKALNVGGEVLCYIY
- the rpsN gene encoding 30S ribosomal protein S14 translates to MAKLAVIARDKKKLRLVERYAKKRAALKEAGDWAALDKLPRSSSKVRLHSRCKLTGRPRGYMSKFGICRNQFRQLASEGKIPGITKASW
- the rplE gene encoding 50S ribosomal protein L5, which gives rise to MATPRLKEKYSKEIIPALKEKFQYKSIMQVPKIEKICVNKGIGAAVADKKLIEAGVEELSTITGQKAVSTKSKKDISNFKLRGNQAIGAKVTLRGDRMYEFMDRLMNIALPRVRDFKGISDKGFDGRGNYTLGVKEQIIFPEISIDKVTKINGMDITFVTTAVSDEESYELLKAFGMPFVTKN
- the rplX gene encoding 50S ribosomal protein L24 translates to MERKFNKQPKLHVRKGDTVKILSGNDKGKEGKIMEILIDKNRAIVEGINIITKHQKPSAGKPEGGIKKTEGTIHLSNLMLIEPGTGKAVRTGRKLDSKGKLQRYSKKTGEFIKQ
- the rplN gene encoding 50S ribosomal protein L14, encoding MIQTESRLTVADNSGAKEVLCMHVLGGTRRRTASVGDKIVVTVKSAIATSQIKKGTVSKAVIVRTKKEVRRKDGSYIRFEDNAAVLLNAQDEPRGTRIFGPVARELREKQFMKIISLAPEVL
- the rpsQ gene encoding 30S ribosomal protein S17, with amino-acid sequence MEQAQENERNLRKDRIGKVTSNKMQKSITVSIDRKVKHPIYGKFMTKTSKFMAHDEKNEAGIGDVVRIMETRPLSKMKRWRLVEIIEKAK
- the rpmC gene encoding 50S ribosomal protein L29 → MKNTEIKGLTVAELKEKIGSETENLRKIKFAHQISSIENPMRIKETRKLIARLHTELTAKESKK
- the rplP gene encoding 50S ribosomal protein L16, which produces MLQPKRTKFRKMQKGKVKGLATRGHQIAFGSFALKALEPAWITARQLEAARVALTRAMKREGQVWIRIFPDKPITRKPAEVRMGKGKGAPEYWVAVVKPGTILFEAGGVTMATAKEALALAEGKLPLKTKFTVRRDYVEQVEK
- the rpsC gene encoding 30S ribosomal protein S3 yields the protein MGQKINPVGLRLGIVRGWDSAWYGGKDFSDKLVEDHTIRKYVDARIQKGGISKVVIERSTSKRITITIHTARPGVVIGKGGTEVDKIKEELKNLTKKDVQINIFEIKRPELDARLVGESIAQQLEARISYRRAMKQAIASTMRVGAEGIKVKLGGRLAGADMARTEQYKEGRIPLHTLRADIDYAISEAQTVYGKIGIKVWIFKGEVYGKRDLSPNIGMVSNSGGDNNKGPAQQGGGDRRRGPGGPPRGERGERRERSDRDDNRGGARRGGKR
- the rplV gene encoding 50S ribosomal protein L22, with product MEKEKKIKGSVAKRAKLKAIKEAAKTGPSTAYLNNAPTSPRKMRLIADMIRGVDAFKALTILRYDAKHPSDKMEKLLTSAMANWKAKNPDVDLDEANLYVKEVFVGGGRILKRLRPAPQGRAHRVRKRSNHVTLTVDRMPAQEPKERKRTVQTETAK
- the rpsS gene encoding 30S ribosomal protein S19, coding for MGRSIKKGPYLDARLAKKVQVMEQAGKKSVIKTWSRRSTITPDLIGHTFAVHNGNKFIPVYVTENMVGHKLGEFAPTRTFKGHSGNNKADAK
- the rplB gene encoding 50S ribosomal protein L2 — protein: MALRKLKPITPGTRHRLAPGFDDITESKPEKSLVVTLKKSGGRNSSGKMTMRYIGGGHKQKIRLIDFKRNKFGIPAVVKSIEYDPTRTARIAKLYYADGAKSYILAPNGIKVGQTLYSGDNVAPEVGNALPLSKIPVGTVVHNVELKPGRGAAIARSAGVFVQLVAREDVYATLKMPSGEMRNVLVNCMATVGAVSNAEHMNESVGKAGRSRWRGIRPRTRAVAMNPVDHPMGGGEGRASGGHPRSRKGLLAKGKKTRHPKKYSDDLIIARRKK
- the rplW gene encoding 50S ribosomal protein L23 gives rise to the protein MSILVSPLVTEKVSALNEKGKYGFIVDEKANKIEIKNAVEKMYGVNVKSVNTMRVLGKAKTRFTKAASVSGRKPSYKKAIVTLATGEVIDFYSNV
- the rplD gene encoding 50S ribosomal protein L4 produces the protein MDIAVVKYSGESTGRKINLSPEVFGIEPNDHAIYLDVKSIQANQRQGTHKSKQRNEISGSSKKLKKQKGTGGARAGNIKNPQFKGGGRVFGPTPRDYSFKLNKKVKDLARKSALSYKAKDNSISVLEDFNFDAPKTKQYTAMLKSLSLADKKTLVVLPSINDNVVRSGRNIQNTKIITAAQLNTFDVMNAQQLVLVESSLDTINNLLK
- the rplC gene encoding 50S ribosomal protein L3; its protein translation is MPGIIGRKIGMTSVFNADGTSVSVTVIEAGPCVVTQVRSQEVDGYKAIQLAFGEKKEKNTSSAMVGHFKKANTTPKKNIVEFRDFATEFDTVAELGKEVKVGDVFAEGDFIDAVGTSKGKGFQGVVKRYGFAGVGGQTHGQHNRLRAPGSMGNASFAARVIKGKRLPGRMGGERVKVTNLKVVKIMPEQNIILVSGSVPGAKNSTIILQK
- a CDS encoding iron ABC transporter permease gives rise to the protein MSLFPSYWKKILTVGGLLMLLFTLDVSMGESFINPFDWIGSLFGPNESTLAEIVWHFRLPKAITCVFAGAALGTGGLLMQTLFRNPLAGPDVLGLSSGASLLVALVIMLGQSSISILQSFAGNPWSLALAATLGSAFVFMLVIAISRFVKDDTSLLIIGLMLSAATTSVVGMLLFVSKAEDLQLFMIWSLGNVGGTNWKEILVLLIAVAIGITIAISQVKSLNARLLGETYAQSLGIALSPSRFWLVASTSLLAGSVTAFCGPIAFVGLAVPHLVKLIAPTSNHKMLLPLVMMGGASLLLFCDMLTHSVGSTILPLNAVTSIIGAPLVIWMVVKNKKVSS